One region of Thiomonas intermedia genomic DNA includes:
- a CDS encoding heavy metal-responsive transcriptional regulator: MDTPLLTIGELAQRAQLGAETLRYYERLGLLAPAARSPSGYRRYTAQALEQLDFIRRAQALGFSLMQIGELLALHGRPEADMSAVRAIAAQRLAEIDAKLDDLQRLKAGLQTLLSACPGHGAVAQCPILAALRGATEAQTRHEA; this comes from the coding sequence ATGGACACCCCCCTGCTCACCATCGGCGAACTCGCGCAGCGTGCGCAGCTCGGTGCCGAGACCCTGCGCTACTACGAGCGTCTGGGGCTTCTGGCGCCCGCCGCGCGCAGCCCCAGCGGCTACCGGCGCTACACGGCGCAGGCCCTGGAGCAGCTCGATTTCATCCGCCGGGCGCAGGCGCTGGGGTTTTCGCTGATGCAGATCGGCGAGCTGCTGGCGCTGCACGGCAGACCCGAAGCCGATATGAGCGCCGTGCGCGCCATCGCCGCGCAGCGTCTGGCCGAGATCGACGCCAAACTCGACGATCTGCAGCGGCTCAAGGCGGGGCTGCAGACCCTGCTGAGCGCCTGTCCCGGCCACGGTGCCGTGGCGCAATGCCCCATTCTTGCCGCCCTGCGCGGTGCAACTGAGGCGCAGACCCGGCATGAAGCCTGA